CTGCGGCTCTTCCCCGACGCGCCCGCCACGGCCGCAGAGCGCATCCTGTCGCCGCAGGCGGTGTGGCAGGTCACCGACATGCTGTCGGGCGTGACGACGCCGCAGGGCGCGCCGCGCCTCGGCATCGCCTACAAGACCGGCACCTCCTACGGCTACCGCGACGCCTGGTCGGTCGGTTATGACGGCCGCCACGTGCTCGGCGTCTGGGTCGGCCGGCCCGACGGTGGTTCCGTACCGGGGCTGACCGGCTACGGCGCCGCCGCGCCGATCCTGTTTTCGGCCTTCTCGAAGGCCGGCGTCGGGCTGACGCCCCTGCCCCGGCCGCCCGCCGGCGCGCAGCGGCTGGCCGCCGCCGAGCTTCCCTATGCGCTGCGCCGCTTCGCGCCGCCGGGCCAGACGCTCGTGGCGGGCGCGCCGACGGAGCCCGCGCCGGAGATCGTCTACCCGCCGCAGGGCGCCCGCGTCGACCTGGGGGGAGCCGGCGGGGGCACCGCCATGCCGCTAGCGCTGAAGCTCAACGGCGGCCGCGCGCCCTTCCGCTGGCTCGCCAACGGCCGCCCCGTCGACGTCCCCGGCCGCCGCCGCACCGCCGCCTGGACCCCCGACGGCGCCGGCTTCCAGACCCTGACCGTCATCGACGCGGCGGGGCGGGCAGCGAGCGTGCGGGTATTCGTGGAGTAGCGCGAGGCGCGCCGGCGCCGGGGTGCCCCGGCAGCGCTGCCCCCTCGCGCCGCGTCATTCCGGACCGGACGGCGAGCGCAGCGGAGGCGGCCGGATCCGGAATCCACTCCGTGACGTCTGCGGACGGGTTCTCGAAACCATCGGCGTCACGGAATGGTTTCCGGACAGACGCTCCGCGCTCCGCGCGGTACGTCTTCGGGAATGACGCAGGTGTAGCGGCCGGCCGAGACGGCCTCCGCACTCGCACGCCGCCGGCCCCCGCTTTCGTCATCCCGGAACGCGGCGTCGAGCGGAGCGAGACGGCGGGGTACCCCGGCAGCGCTACCCCCCTCGCGCCGCGTCATTCCGCACCGGATGCCGAGCGCAGCGGAGGCGGCCGGATCCGGAATCCATTCCGTGACGTCTGCGGACGGGTTCTCGAAACCATCGGCGTCACGGAATGGATTCCGGACAGACGCTTCGCGCTCCGCGCGGTACGTCTTCCGGGATGACAAAGGGGAAGGGTGACCCCACCGGACCAGCCACGCCGGACCAGCCCCTTCGCCACCGAACGCAGCCGTTCAGCCGTCCTTGCGCTGCACCCTCCCCGCAGGATCCGCCCTATCTCCCAGGATCCCCCGCTGGCGGATGGCGGCCAGTACGTCGGCGAGGCTCTCCTCCAGCAACCGGCCCGAGGTGTCGACGTGAATCGACGCCTGGCGGTAGAGCGCCTCGCGGCTGGTGAGGATGGTGCGCAGTTCCTCCATGGCAGCGGGATTGCCGGCCATCGGGCGGGTGTCGCCCTGCGCGCGCACGCGGCCCATGTGCTCCTCGGGCTCAGCCTTCAGCCAGATGGTGTGGTAGTGGCGCAGCAGGTAGGTGAAGGTCTCGGGCTCGGAGACGATGCCGCCGGCCACCGCCAGCACCAGCGAATCGCTGGTCGCGACGATGCGCTCGACAGACTGGCGCTCCAGCCGACGGTAGCCTTCCTGACCGTAGAGCGCCATGACCTCGTTGACGGGCATGCCGCTCGCCTGCTCGATCTCGACGTTGAGTTCCAGGAACGGCACGCCGAGCCGGTCGGCGGCCAGCCGCCCGAGCGTCGACTTGCCGGCGCCGCGCAGCCCGATGAAGGCGATGCGGCGCCCGCGCCGGAGCGACGGATGCTCGGGATCGAGGATCTCCAGCACCTTCTGGCGCTGCTCGGCCGTGGCGCTGCGGTAGAGCCCCATCACCGTCATGACGTCGGAGTTCCATGGGTCGTCGGCACCGACCAGCCATTCGATGCGGTGGTCGAGCGCCTCGGCGACGCGGCGCAACAGCACGATCGAGATGTTGCCCTCGCCGCCCTCGAGCTGCGCCAGATAGCGCTGCGAGACGCCGGAAATCTCCGCCAGGCGCTTCCGCGAAATGCCCTTGCGCGCTCGCGCCGTGCGCACGCGCTCCCCCACCATCGCCAGCAGCGTGGCGTTGGCAGCGTCCTCGGCAAGGAAGGTTTCGGGCCGTGTGACCCGGCCGTCGAAGCTGACGATTTCGTCCATCTGCACTCTGCATCATCACGAAATATGCATTATAATGCACATTCCGCCCGCAGATGCAACGGAATCCGCTCAGTATGTCTCCACATGGTAGCGTCCCGAATGGCGCATGCCGTCGCGGATCGTCCGCCAGTTCAGCCCTGCCCCGCGCGCGATATCCTCGAAGGCGCTCTCGACGCCGATCTCCATCGCCTTCAGCCCGCAGACATAGACATGGGTGTTTTCCGAGGCGATCAGCGCGGCGATCCTGTCCTTCTCGGCGCGCATGCGGTCCTGGACATATTCCTTCGGCCGACCCTCGACGCGACTGAACACGAGGTGCTTGGCGAGCAGTGCATCCGGCACCTTCTTCAGCGGCCCGAAAT
The nucleotide sequence above comes from Aquibium microcysteis. Encoded proteins:
- a CDS encoding helix-turn-helix transcriptional regulator; translated protein: MVGERVRTARARKGISRKRLAEISGVSQRYLAQLEGGEGNISIVLLRRVAEALDHRIEWLVGADDPWNSDVMTVMGLYRSATAEQRQKVLEILDPEHPSLRRGRRIAFIGLRGAGKSTLGRLAADRLGVPFLELNVEIEQASGMPVNEVMALYGQEGYRRLERQSVERIVATSDSLVLAVAGGIVSEPETFTYLLRHYHTIWLKAEPEEHMGRVRAQGDTRPMAGNPAAMEELRTILTSREALYRQASIHVDTSGRLLEESLADVLAAIRQRGILGDRADPAGRVQRKDG